From the Lampris incognitus isolate fLamInc1 chromosome 6, fLamInc1.hap2, whole genome shotgun sequence genome, one window contains:
- the LOC130113920 gene encoding ras association domain-containing protein 8 isoform X1: protein MELKVWVDGVQRVVCGVTEATTCQEVVIALAQAIGRTGRYTLVEKWRDTERHLAPHESPVVSLNTWGQYAGDVQLILHRTGPSLTERPPSEGPPLRGPERGLHRQSLPPLAKLRHPNDRSLRRREPRRKSLTFTGGPRGLRDILSGGRVGEVETKRRLLLGNGGNLHRVAVSTGAVSPGLWACRMEDLVRLVGLQRETLNVLEKRLEAYEAELQTWGNGRGGRGGADTGGGEGALVEEILRLERRLRKNEVEMEEEEFWASELQIELESERQLEERLQELRGRLQGCEMEIEEKIARVQGVEAGLEEERLQRERQETQWVSEAEARTQALRAKAELKAQERQAVQLESSCRAVDRSLGQSSKRLQDMQHELEQLTKELRQVNLKQFIQQTGTKVTVLPANPAEEDGNHVSQATGNFIYPLWFIEASGFHPANVGSPSGSPQPSKVKPKPGRDLRLRPASTGVG, encoded by the exons ATGGAGCTCAAGGTCTGGGTGGATGGAGTCCAGAGGGTTGTTTGTGGGGTCACTGAGGCTACCACCTGCCAGGAAGTGGTCATAGCTTTGGCCCAGGCAATAG gtcgtACTGGGAGATACACTCTGGTAGAAAAATGGCGGGACACAGAGCGCCACCTAGCCCCCCATGAGAGCCCTGTGGTTTCCCTTAACACCTGGGGCCAGTATGCCGGTGACGTCCAGCTGATCCTTCATCGCACAGGCCCCTCCCTGACTGAACGGCCCCCTTCAGAAGGACCCCCTCTCAGGGGCCCCGAACGTGGGCTGCACCGGCAGAGCCTTCCACCCCTCGCAAAGCTCCGTCACCCCAACGACCGTTCCCTACGCCGCCGTGAGCCGCGACGCAAGTCTCTAACCTTTACTGGTGGACCCCGGGGCCTCAGGGACATCCTGAGTGGCGGAAGGGTAGGAGAGGTAGAGACCAAACGAAGACTGCTCCTGGGCAATGGGGGAAACCTACACCGTGTGGCAGTTTCCACAGGGGCCGTCTCTCCTGGGCTGTGGGCTTGTCGCATGGAAGACCTGGTCAGGCTGGTTGGTCTGCAGAGAGAGACTCTCAACGTGCTGGAGAAAAGGCTGGAGGCCTATGAGGCTGAGCTGCAGACCTGGGGTAACGGACGAGGGGGGAGAGGTGGAGCAGACACAGGTGGAGGAGAAGGAGCTCTCGTGGAGGAGATATTAAGGCTGGAGAGACGTCTGAGAAAGAATGAGGTggagatggaggaagaggagttcTGGGCTAGTGAGTTGCAGATTGAGCTAGAAAGTGAAAGGCAGCTGGAGGAGAGGCTGCAGGAGCTCCGTGGTCGTCTGCAGGGCTGTGAAATGGAGATCGAGGAGAAAATTGCTCGCGTGCAG GGTGTAGAGGCTGGCCTAGAGGAAGAGAGGTTGCAGAGGGAGAGGCAGGAGACCCAGTGGGTCAGTGAGGCAGAGGCTCGAACTCAGGCCCTGAGGGCCAAAGCGGAGCTGAAGGCCCAGGAGAGGCAAGCTGTTCAGCTGGAGAGCAGCTGCAGAGCTGTGGACAGGTCGCTGGGACAGAGCAGCAAAAGACTGCAG GACATGCAGCATGAGTTGGAGCAGCTGACGAAGGAGCTGAGGCAAGTGAACCTGAAGCAGTTCATTCAGCAAACCGGCACCAAGGTCACCGTGCTGCCCGCTAACCCAGCTGAGGAAGATGGCAACCACGTCAGTCAGGCTACGGGTAATTTCAT ATACCCTCTGTGGTTCATTGAAGCGTCCGGTTTCCACCCAGCCAATGTCGGGTCACCTTCGGGTTCTCCACAGCCCTCTAAGGTCAAGCCTAAACCCGGAAGGGATCTACGTCTGAGGCCTGCCAGTACAGGAGTGGGTTGA
- the LOC130113920 gene encoding ras association domain-containing protein 8 isoform X3, giving the protein MELKVWVDGVQRVVCGVTEATTCQEVVIALAQAIGRTGRYTLVEKWRDTERHLAPHESPVVSLNTWGQYAGDVQLILHRTGPSLTERPPSEGPPLRGPERGLHRQSLPPLAKLRHPNDRSLRRREPRRKSLTFTGGPRGLRDILSGGRVGEVETKRRLLLGNGGNLHRVAVSTGAVSPGLWACRMEDLVRLVGLQRETLNVLEKRLEAYEAELQTWGNGRGGRGGADTGGGEGALVEEILRLERRLRKNEVEMEEEEFWASELQIELESERQLEERLQELRGRLQGCEMEIEEKIARVQDMQHELEQLTKELRQVNLKQFIQQTGTKVTVLPANPAEEDGNHVSQATGNFIYPLWFIEASGFHPANVGSPSGSPQPSKVKPKPGRDLRLRPASTGVG; this is encoded by the exons ATGGAGCTCAAGGTCTGGGTGGATGGAGTCCAGAGGGTTGTTTGTGGGGTCACTGAGGCTACCACCTGCCAGGAAGTGGTCATAGCTTTGGCCCAGGCAATAG gtcgtACTGGGAGATACACTCTGGTAGAAAAATGGCGGGACACAGAGCGCCACCTAGCCCCCCATGAGAGCCCTGTGGTTTCCCTTAACACCTGGGGCCAGTATGCCGGTGACGTCCAGCTGATCCTTCATCGCACAGGCCCCTCCCTGACTGAACGGCCCCCTTCAGAAGGACCCCCTCTCAGGGGCCCCGAACGTGGGCTGCACCGGCAGAGCCTTCCACCCCTCGCAAAGCTCCGTCACCCCAACGACCGTTCCCTACGCCGCCGTGAGCCGCGACGCAAGTCTCTAACCTTTACTGGTGGACCCCGGGGCCTCAGGGACATCCTGAGTGGCGGAAGGGTAGGAGAGGTAGAGACCAAACGAAGACTGCTCCTGGGCAATGGGGGAAACCTACACCGTGTGGCAGTTTCCACAGGGGCCGTCTCTCCTGGGCTGTGGGCTTGTCGCATGGAAGACCTGGTCAGGCTGGTTGGTCTGCAGAGAGAGACTCTCAACGTGCTGGAGAAAAGGCTGGAGGCCTATGAGGCTGAGCTGCAGACCTGGGGTAACGGACGAGGGGGGAGAGGTGGAGCAGACACAGGTGGAGGAGAAGGAGCTCTCGTGGAGGAGATATTAAGGCTGGAGAGACGTCTGAGAAAGAATGAGGTggagatggaggaagaggagttcTGGGCTAGTGAGTTGCAGATTGAGCTAGAAAGTGAAAGGCAGCTGGAGGAGAGGCTGCAGGAGCTCCGTGGTCGTCTGCAGGGCTGTGAAATGGAGATCGAGGAGAAAATTGCTCGCGTGCAG GACATGCAGCATGAGTTGGAGCAGCTGACGAAGGAGCTGAGGCAAGTGAACCTGAAGCAGTTCATTCAGCAAACCGGCACCAAGGTCACCGTGCTGCCCGCTAACCCAGCTGAGGAAGATGGCAACCACGTCAGTCAGGCTACGGGTAATTTCAT ATACCCTCTGTGGTTCATTGAAGCGTCCGGTTTCCACCCAGCCAATGTCGGGTCACCTTCGGGTTCTCCACAGCCCTCTAAGGTCAAGCCTAAACCCGGAAGGGATCTACGTCTGAGGCCTGCCAGTACAGGAGTGGGTTGA
- the LOC130113920 gene encoding ras association domain-containing protein 8 isoform X2, translating into MELKVWVDGVQRVVCGVTEATTCQEVVIALAQAIGRTGRYTLVEKWRDTERHLAPHESPVVSLNTWGQYAGDVQLILHRTGPSLTERPPSEGPPLRGPERGLHRQSLPPLAKLRHPNDRSLRRREPRRKSLTFTGGPRGLRDILSGGRVGEVETKRRLLLGNGGNLHRVAVSTGAVSPGLWACRMEDLVRLVGLQRETLNVLEKRLEAYEAELQTWGNGRGGRGGADTGGGEGALVEEILRLERRLRKNEVEMEEEEFWASELQIELESERQLEERLQELRGRLQGCEMEIEEKIARVQGVEAGLEEERLQRERQETQWVSEAEARTQALRAKAELKAQERQAVQLESSCRAVDRSLGQSSKRLQDMQHELEQLTKELRQVNLKQFIQQTGTKVTVLPANPAEEDGNHVSQATDTLCGSLKRPVSTQPMSGHLRVLHSPLRSSLNPEGIYV; encoded by the exons ATGGAGCTCAAGGTCTGGGTGGATGGAGTCCAGAGGGTTGTTTGTGGGGTCACTGAGGCTACCACCTGCCAGGAAGTGGTCATAGCTTTGGCCCAGGCAATAG gtcgtACTGGGAGATACACTCTGGTAGAAAAATGGCGGGACACAGAGCGCCACCTAGCCCCCCATGAGAGCCCTGTGGTTTCCCTTAACACCTGGGGCCAGTATGCCGGTGACGTCCAGCTGATCCTTCATCGCACAGGCCCCTCCCTGACTGAACGGCCCCCTTCAGAAGGACCCCCTCTCAGGGGCCCCGAACGTGGGCTGCACCGGCAGAGCCTTCCACCCCTCGCAAAGCTCCGTCACCCCAACGACCGTTCCCTACGCCGCCGTGAGCCGCGACGCAAGTCTCTAACCTTTACTGGTGGACCCCGGGGCCTCAGGGACATCCTGAGTGGCGGAAGGGTAGGAGAGGTAGAGACCAAACGAAGACTGCTCCTGGGCAATGGGGGAAACCTACACCGTGTGGCAGTTTCCACAGGGGCCGTCTCTCCTGGGCTGTGGGCTTGTCGCATGGAAGACCTGGTCAGGCTGGTTGGTCTGCAGAGAGAGACTCTCAACGTGCTGGAGAAAAGGCTGGAGGCCTATGAGGCTGAGCTGCAGACCTGGGGTAACGGACGAGGGGGGAGAGGTGGAGCAGACACAGGTGGAGGAGAAGGAGCTCTCGTGGAGGAGATATTAAGGCTGGAGAGACGTCTGAGAAAGAATGAGGTggagatggaggaagaggagttcTGGGCTAGTGAGTTGCAGATTGAGCTAGAAAGTGAAAGGCAGCTGGAGGAGAGGCTGCAGGAGCTCCGTGGTCGTCTGCAGGGCTGTGAAATGGAGATCGAGGAGAAAATTGCTCGCGTGCAG GGTGTAGAGGCTGGCCTAGAGGAAGAGAGGTTGCAGAGGGAGAGGCAGGAGACCCAGTGGGTCAGTGAGGCAGAGGCTCGAACTCAGGCCCTGAGGGCCAAAGCGGAGCTGAAGGCCCAGGAGAGGCAAGCTGTTCAGCTGGAGAGCAGCTGCAGAGCTGTGGACAGGTCGCTGGGACAGAGCAGCAAAAGACTGCAG GACATGCAGCATGAGTTGGAGCAGCTGACGAAGGAGCTGAGGCAAGTGAACCTGAAGCAGTTCATTCAGCAAACCGGCACCAAGGTCACCGTGCTGCCCGCTAACCCAGCTGAGGAAGATGGCAACCACGTCAGTCAGGCTACGG ATACCCTCTGTGGTTCATTGAAGCGTCCGGTTTCCACCCAGCCAATGTCGGGTCACCTTCGGGTTCTCCACAGCCCTCTAAGGTCAAGCCTAAACCCGGAAGGGATCTACGTCTGA